Within Pirellulales bacterium, the genomic segment GTCCAATGGCAGAAGGCTCGGGAACAACTGTCGCGATGCCGGGAATGGGACCTACAGCATCGTAACTGTAAAGCCAATTCGAGGAGATAGTTGCGAGGTCCTGGGCGTTGACGATGCTGTCACCGTTGACGTCGGCGGAATTTGTCCCGGTGCTTAACCAACTACTGGACACGAGCGCAAGGTCCTGGCCATTGACGATGCCATCGCCGTTGGCGTCTCCTGAGATCGAAACCCGCACGATCCCTTGCGTATATAAGAGCGAAGTGTCCCAGTGCAGGCCAGGATCGAGCGCGGGCAAGTTGATGTTCGTAAACGTCCCATTAATGGAATCAGCGTTAAATAGGTGGAATTGTTCGCCATTGTGCGGATCGTAGCCATTTGCGAACACAATGCCTAAAAGCCTATCCGAGAACCTTGGCGGCTCTCAAGGCGACGATAGCGAATTGAAAATGGAGCAGGCCCAGATAATTCGCGGCTTTCTTTTCCCAGCGGATCAACAAGCGCCGTGCGCGGTTGAGCCAGGAGTGCGTGCG encodes:
- a CDS encoding dockerin type I domain-containing protein — encoded protein: MFANGYDPHNGEQFHLFNADSINGTFTNINLPALDPGLHWDTSLLYTQGIVRVSISGDANGDGIVNGQDLALVSSSWLSTGTNSADVNGDSIVNAQDLATISSNWLYSYDAVGPIPGIATVVPEPSAIGLVIAGLVSSAIALHRSRRRHHLQ
- a CDS encoding IS5/IS1182 family transposase, with translation RTHSWLNRARRLLIRWEKKAANYLGLLHFQFAIVALRAAKVLG